The genomic stretch TCAGAGCGATACCTACTTGCAATATAATGAGAACAATAATAGGAACGATTCCTTCATAAATCGGTCTTTTTATATCTTCAATAGCGAATACCGCAATTTCAGCCAGCATGATGGATATAACAAGATCAAAAACAGATAATTTTCCGATTTCTCTCTTACCCATCAGTCGAATAGCGAATGCAGCTATAAAATACATGAGAATGGTTCTTCCAATATGTATCATGATGTGTTCCATTTGTTATCTTATCCCCCTCTGCTTTAGTCACATGTATTTGTGCCATAACAGTTCATAGGTTGACCGAACACGGAAAAGTCATGCCATTTAATTAATGGAAAATCAAGTTCATATCATAGGTAGCTTGACCATACAATGTATTAATGAGAACCGAATGATTAAGGGAGGTCACCTTCATGCAATTTGTTCGCCGTTTGTTTTCTGTACGAATTAATAGTCCTCTGCTTTCTGGTTTAAATGCAGCTTTTATCTGGATGTTTATCGGTGCATTCGTTTTATCGCTTTTTCTTTGGCTTACAGGGATGCGTGAACAGGATTTATCGTTTTATACTTATGTAGTACATGCTGTTTCATTACTCATAGGCGGGTTCATATCAGGCAAAAGATCTAACGAGCGCGGATGGTATCACGGCGGTATTATGGGAGCGGTATATGGACTGCTGATCCTTGTCATTGGTTTCCTTGCTCTTGAGTCCTCCTTGCAACTGCAAGATATACTGCAATGGGGTGCTGCCTTTATTCTAGGAGCAATCGGCGGTATTTTTGGAGTGAATGTAGATAAATCGTAATACATCAAGATTTAAAATAAAAAAGACTGCAGGCACACTAGTTTAAGCTAGTGTGCCTGCAGTCTCCAGAGGACTCCTGAACAGGAGTCTTCTTTTGTTACTTACGCTTTATCTTCAGCGCTCTCTCTAGGAGATACAGCACTAATACTGCTGCGGTTAAATGTCAGTTTAGTGACATCGTTTACACGCAGTACAACCGTATCATCCATTACCTCTGTGATCGTACCGTGAAGGCCGCCAATCGTAACTACTTTGTCTCCCTTTTTCAAGGAATTCAATAAGTTTCGATGTTCTTTTTGTCTTTTTTGCTGTGGTCTAATGAGCAGGAAGTAAAACACTGCAAACATAAGTACCATCATAATGATAAGCTGCAAACCTCCGCCAGCTGCATTCGTTGTTGCTGTGAAATTCAACATTCTATTCCCCCCTTTCAAGAAGTGGTTATAAGTAGTTTACTTAGAACCCTTTGTCATTATCATGCAATCCATATTGATCAAAAAATTCATCCCGGAAATCAAGCAACCGGTCATCCATAATCGCTTGACGTACTTTCTTCATCAAGTCTAACAAGAAATGAAGGTTATGGTACGTAGTAAGCCTTAGACCAAATGTTTCATCAGCCTTGATCAAGTGACGAAGATAAGCCCTTGAATAATTCCGGCAAGTGTAGCAATTGCACTCAGGATCAAGTGGACCAAAATCACGGGCGTATTTCGCGTTACGAACAACGAGTCTGCCTTGACTTGTCATCGTTGTCCCATTTCGGGCAATACGAGTTGGAAGCACACAGTCAAACATATCTATTCCACGGATTGCACCTTCAATCAATGCGTCTGGTGAACCTACCCCCATTAAATAACGAGGTTTGTTACTAGGCAGCAAAGGTACGGTGTAATCCAGTACATCATACATTAAATGTTTGGGTTCTCCCACACTCAGTCCACCAATAGCATACCCCGGGAAATCCATGGAAGTCAAATCTCGAGCGCTCTGTTTACGCAAATCTTCATGCATTCCGCCTTGAACGATTGCGAACAATCCCTGGTCATTTGGCCGCGCATGACTTTCAAGACAGCGTTCAGCCCAGCGGCTTGTTCTCTCAAGTGATTTTTTAACATATTCATAGTCTGCCGGATAAGGCGGACACTCATCAAAGGCCATCATAATATCAGAACCTAGTGAGTTTTGAATATCCATGGCAACCTCAGGAGAAAGGAACAATTTATCTCCATTCAAATGAGAGCGGAAGTGCACGCCTTCCTCTGTTATTTTTCTCATTTCACTGAGGGAAAATACCTGAAAACCACCGCTATCTGTCAAAATAGGGCGATCCCAGTTCATAAATTTGTGAAGTCCACCTGCTTCACGAACAATATCGTGTCCTGGTCTGAGAAACAAATGATAGGTATTGCTCAGAATAATCTGTGCTTCCATTTCTTTGAGTTCTTCCGGACTCATCGTTTTCACCGTTGCTTGTGTGCCTACTGGCATAAAAATAGGAGTCTCGATCACTCCGTGCGGAGTATGAACGCGCCCAAGACGTGCTCCCGATTGTTTACAAGTTTTAATGTGTTCATAGGTTATCGCTGCTGACATTTTTCTCTCATCCTCTATCTGAATAAATAAACATCGAATCTCCAAAACTAAAGAAACGATATTGTTGTTTCACTGCCTCATTATAAGCTTTCATGATTTGCTCTCTGCCTGCAAGAGCACTAACCAGCATCACAAGAGTAGACTTGGGAAGATGGAAATTCGTAATGAGTGCATCCACTACTTTGAACGTATATCCTGGATATATAAAAATATCCGTCCAGCCGCTGCTTGCTGCCAAGTCTTGACCTTCAAATTGATTTCCCACCGTCTCCAGTGTTCGGCAACTCGTGGTCCCAACCGCAATGACTCTTCCGCCGTTCTTCTTCGTCTCGTTAATTAAATCTGCTGTTTCTTGCGAAAGAGAGTAATACTCGGCATGCATCACATGATCTTCTACTACATCTACTGACATCGGTCTAAACGTTCCAAGTCCTACATGGAGAGTAAGAAAACCAATGCGAACTCCTTTTTGTTTAATTGCCTCAAGCAGTTCAGTAGTAAAATGAAGCCCTGCCGTTGGAGCGGCTGCAGACCCTTCATGTTTGGCGTAAACGGTTTGGTACCGCTCTTTATCTTCTAATTTTTCTTTGATATAGGGAGGTAGTGGCATTTGACCAAGCCGGTCCAATATTTCCTGGAAAATACCTTCATAATGGAAACGGATAATCCGTCCCCCCATATCGGTCTCTTCTTCAATCGTTGCTGACAACTCGTCTCCAAAACGGATGACAGCTCCTTTTTTCAGTCTTTTCCCTGGCTTAACAAGGGTCTCCCAGCGATTGTCGCCAAGATTATGGAGGAGAAGTACTTCAGCTTTGGCTCCTGTATCTTCTTTTAGACCAAACAGTCTTGCAGGTATAACTCTTGTATCATTTAGAATCAACGTATCACCGGGATGAAGATAATTAATGATATCTGAAAAAGTATGGTGTTCCATTTCCCCGCTGTCCTTGTTCAGCGTCAGGAGTCTTGATGCAGTTCGATTTTCAAGCGGTGTCTGAGCAATTAGAGATTCAGGTAACTCAAAATCATATAGATCTACATTCATTATGTCGTCATTCCTTAACTATAGTTACGTTCTGATAATAGTGTTTCAAAATAGACTGGTAATCATACCCTTCATCTGCAAGTCCTTTTGCTCCCCACTGAGACAGACCCAGCCCGTGCCCATATCCTTGACCTGTAAACAGAAAAGCTTGGGTCTTACTGACTGCTCTTGCCTCGCTGTCTTTGTTCATGACAACCAGGGAGTCTCCAGAATAAGATGTCGTACCTGAGGATGATACTACAGAAGTTCCAGCTGCCCCAGATTTAGTCACAACCTGTCCATTTGCACCTAGTACAGTATAACTTCCGGTATTCGTAATATCAAACAAAGTACTCGGTAAACTTCCAAAAGCACTGCGATATGCATCACCGTATTTAACACCAAGCACTTGTCCATTCGCTTTCACTTCTACTGCTCTACCAGATGGACCCCGGTTTGTTACTTCCAAGCTAGAAATTGTGGAGGGAACAGTCGTTGATATTTTCCCTTGAAGCATCGCTGAAATCTCCGCAGATGTAAACGGTCCGCGCATCCAGCTGTACGTACCCGATTCTTTTGTTTCCCCCAAAATAACCAATTCAGCACCTGGATTTATCTGGGCTACAGGAGATACGCTCGACTGGATCAGAGGGATTTTACGAACATTTGTATTTTTAGCTGTAACCGTAAGTTTAGGCAGTCCTGCCGCAGTTACCCCTTCCAAGAGCTTTGTATTATCTTCCCGGATATATCCTGTCTTTCCGTCACTTAGAAGTACATGATACCAATTGTGTGTTCCTTCTTGGGCAGACTTATCTCCTGCACTATCTACGCTTGCGAATAGAGTCCCGCCCCCATTCCATACTTCAGACGGATCTGCCGTTATTCCTCCCGCATTGGAAGAAAAGATAGCCTCAACCACTTTCCCACCGCTTTTAATAACTTCTCCGGCTGTAGCATTTACTGCATCAGTTACATTCTGATGTTCCGATCCGATTCCGTTATAAGCTTGGCTTAACGTTGTATCTACCACATTAGCAATCTTAAATTTATTCCCTTGAAAAAGTGCATAGCTCCGCGCAGCAACGGATTGTGCTTTTAACGATTCCGCTGGCCAGGACGGGTATACTTCAGCTCCAACAACGGAATACAGATACTCTTCAAGTGGCACTTGATTGACAAGAGCGAGCTGTCCGTTATATGCACTTATTTCAAAATCTCCTCGATATGTACGTTCGGAACGCTCTGCTACTTTTATGCCAGTGCTACTCGAATCCAGCATTAACTTCATATCAGTACCGCTTACGATATAGTGATTGGTTACTTCTGGAGAGACTAAATTAAGAGTCACATCTTGCCTAATAATTAACGCATTCATTCCCGCATTTACCGAACTTAAAGATAGCTCTGGCAATTTAACTTTCACAAGTTTTTCTAACGCAGCTAAAGAAGCATCTGTTGTTTCTTCACCAATCCAAACTGCATATTCAGGCCTGCCGCCTTCCGACTGGATGACTGTAAAGGCATCATAACCGCTGGCAGCCACCGTATCACGCATTGTATCTGCTTCTTTCTTACTTGCAAATACTCCTGCTTGACTATGCTTGCTTCCTTTCACAACAGGCTTTTGTCCAGCTAAATAAGAAGCAGCTGTCTTCTGGGTTCGTACTGCTGCTGCTTCCGCAAGAGCTGATGTCGAGTAGTTTCCTGTGTAAACTTGATATATGGTTTTTCCGCTTTTAGAAGATTGATAAATGATGGGTTTGTCGGCCGTTCCTTGCAGTACTTTTGCGGCTCCGGAAGCTGTCTTAAATACATCTGTTTCTAGCACTTTCACACGAAAACCATCGACACTAAAACGAGTTTGTGTCGAGGCAGGTAATGAGATCCAAGACTCATAACCGGATGCCCCATTCATCCCCGCAGTCCAATCTCCATCGGTTTGAAGTGTAACTGCAGGTGTAGTGGATCTATAGGTGCTTCCGAGATCTGCGAACAATGCGACACGAATCGTGTCATTTATTGCAGCACTAGCTGATGGAAGCGGCCCCCATAAACTACCTGCCAGCAGTACTGCAGCAAGGGTCATCTTAGCTCCCTTTTTCCATAAAGAGCGGACATTTTGAGTTTTCTTTATTCGGTTCATTTATCGTTCTCCTCCCCATTCGTTGACCCAGAAATTCCTACATGCTTATTTTCACCTTGTTGCTGCGCACAACATAACATTTCTACAGCCTAAGCATCAAATTATCGATCTGTAGGCATTGGAATTCCTAGATGCGCATAAGCAGCTGGAGTCACCATTCTGCCTCGCGGAGTTCTTTGCAGAAAACCAATTTGCAGAAGATACGGCTCATATACATCTTCAATCGTTTGACTTTCTTCTCCAATGGTAGCTGCGATCGTATCAAGACCAACCGGTCCTCCGCGGAAGCTTGTGATCATCGATTTCAGCATCTTATAATCAATATCGTCAAGTCCACGCGGATCGATTTGCAGTCTTTTAAGTGCCTCTTCTGCTAGTGAAGAAGTAATGATACCATCCCCTCGTACCATGGCAAAATCCCGAACACGTTTGAGCAGACGGTTTGCAATACGCGGTGTCCCTCTCGACCGAAGTGCAATCTCTTCTGCTGCATCTCCAACAATTTCAATACCAAGTAAATCGGCTGTACGAGAAACGATAAAAGTTAACTCATCCACTGTGTAAAACTCAAGCCGGCTGATCACTCCAAACCGATCTCGAAGCGGAGCAGATAACAGGCCTGCTCTTGTTGTAGCTCCAATCAAAGTAAAAGGCGGGAGATCTAGACGCACGGAACGCGCACTTGGACCTTTACCAATCATAATATCAAGGGCAAAGTCCTCCATTGCAGGGTAAAGCACTTCCTCTACAGAACGATTAAGCCTGTGAATTTCATCAATAAACAGGACATCCCCTTCTTGAAGATTGGTCAGCAAAGCTGCAAGATCCCCAGGCCGTTCAATCGCCGGTCCAGAAGTCGTCCGCAGGTTCACACCAAGTTCATTCGCAATAATGTTTGACAGCGTGGTTTTACCTAGTCCTGGCGGGCCGTATAAGAGCACATGATCCAGTGCTTCATTTCTCATTTTGGCAGCTTCAATGTATACCTTTAAGTTTTCCTTTACTTGATCTTGTCCAATATATTCATTCAAATAGCGGGGACGCAAACTCAGCTCCACCGCTTGATCTTCCATCATCAGGTTGGCGGATATAATCCGGTCATCCATACTTATCCCTCTATTCTATTCCTGTTTATCCGGTAAAGAGCATTTTCAGAGCTTTCTTCATAAGTACATCTGCTGTATCTTCTGCGGTTGTATCGTTTTTCATGCGAAGCCATACTTTATCAAGCTCACTGTCTGTATATCCCAGGGCTTTCAGACCTTCTCTAGCCTCGGACCAGTATGAGCCGTCGCCTTCAGCTGCTACATTAGGAGCAAAGAGTCCAGTGGCATATATCGCTCCTCCAAACCCATCCAGCTTGTCTTTTAGATCCAGAATCATACGCTGTGCTGTCTTCTTGCCGATCCCTGGAAGTTTGGTCAGGAAAGTAATATTTTCTTGGTGAATCGCAGTAACCAGCTGCTCTGGCGTACCTCCCGTTAAAATCCCAAGAGCGACACGAGGACCAATTCCTGATACTTCAATGAGTTTTCGAAACAGCTGCTGTTCTTCACGACTTCCAAACCCATAAAGCAGCATCGCATCTTCTCTTACATGGTGATGTGTGTATACTGTAACGGTACCTTCCTGTTTAGCGAAAATATAAGGATTAGGACAGAAAATCTGATATCCAATTCCCTGCACATCCACTACGACATAATCATTCTCAATGATTACGACCGGTCCTTTGATATAGTCGATCATTTTTTAAAAACCTCATTTAACTTAGAATTTAGTGTATAAGAATGAGCATGACAGATCGCTACAGCCAGTGCATCAGCTACGTCATCCGGTTTAGGGATGGCTTGTAGCTTGAGGTACATTTTGACCATTTCCTGAACTTGTCTCTTCTCTGCTTTACCATAGCCCACAATAGCCTGTTTAACCTGCATCGGCGTATACTCCGCAATCGGTAATCCTCTTTGAATTGCTGCGAGAATCAACACGCCCCTTGCTTGACTGACTGACATGGCTGTCGTCACATTTCGATTAAAAAATAGCTTCTCTAATGCCACAGCATCAGGCTTATATTTATCAATTAGTTGCAACATCGCCTCATACACATGAAGGAGTCTTTCCTCATCGGGTGTATGGGCCTCTGTCTGTATACATCCATATTGAACAGGAGTGAGTTTACTCCCTGTTTTATCTATAAAACCAAAACCAACGATAGCAATACCTGGGTCAATTCCTAAAAAACGCAAACACATCTCTCCTTAACATACTGCGAACATATGTATCGTTTATTCATTATATCAAATGTTCCAGCCCTATAACGAAAAAGTTTGCGCTTCGACGAAAACTCTAAATATTCCCTGAATTTTTTCTTCATGCAAAACCAAAAAAGACGGATTTTCATCCGCCTTCTCTGGCCTGTCTTTTCTTACCTATTCTATAATATTTCCTACAGGGGCAACCGCGTAATCACCAAAAGTAGAAAGCACACTGTTATATTCCTCTATATCCTGAACACGTATGCCATTTTGCAGTTGCTCAAGAACGCCGGCTGGTAAAGAGGTTTCCATCGAACCAACATCAAGTTGAAAAAAAGTACGAATGGTCTTTTCTTCCTTCGGCTTTCCATCAAAGAGGGTTAGGTTTCCTTCTTTGTCCAAACTCATATATGCGTTCTCTTTGCAATGCGGAGACAGGTCATTAACGGTTTCCTGCACTACTAAATCACTTTCCGCCTCTATATAACCAGACCAACCAGGATGCTGCTTGATTAGAGTAACCATTTCTTCAGGAGTGAAGTTACCTAAGTTCATCGTTTCTGTACCACAAACATACTTCTTCTCTAAAAAAACTCGCCGCAATTTGTCGTTTGAACGAATCTGTTGCAATAGACTGGCTTGGGCCATGGTGCTGTCCTCTTCAAAGGATGCGTCTTCTTCCATCACTTCTATGCTGCCTGTGGTTAAGAGGGATTGCATCATTTGAGAGATCGGTAAGCCGGCCCCGGCTAATACTGCAAGTAAAATACATATCGTGAAAGTTGTTAACGTTCGTTTGATTTTTTTCCAACGTTTATTAAAATTAAGGAACTTCAATTGGATCCCCTTCTAACACACTTTTTAATCTATTGTGACCGAGATCCAATCTATATATACAAAAAAAAGGTTATTGCCTAAGCAATAACCTTTTCATAATCGGGATGACACGATTTGAACATGCGACCCCCTGGTCCCAAACCAGGTGCTCTACCAAGCTGAGCTACATCCCGTAATATATATGCCGGTGAAGGGACTCGAACCCCCACGGTTTCCCTCACGATTTTGAGTCGCGCGCGTCTGCCAATTCCGCCACACCGGCTAATTTCTTGTTTCTTATTAAAAAAAGAATGGCGCGCCCTGAGAGATTCGAACTCCCGGCCTTTTGATTCGTAGTCAAACGCTCTATCCAGCTGAGCTAAGGGCGCAAATGATATAAAAGCGGACGACGGGAATCGAACCCGCGACCCTCGCCTTGGCAAGGCGATGCTCTACCGCTGAGCCACGTCCGCAATTAAAGGATGCGCGTGAAGGGACTCGAACCCCCACG from Paenibacillus polygoni encodes the following:
- a CDS encoding TIGR04086 family membrane protein — encoded protein: MQFVRRLFSVRINSPLLSGLNAAFIWMFIGAFVLSLFLWLTGMREQDLSFYTYVVHAVSLLIGGFISGKRSNERGWYHGGIMGAVYGLLILVIGFLALESSLQLQDILQWGAAFILGAIGGIFGVNVDKS
- the yajC gene encoding preprotein translocase subunit YajC, with protein sequence MLNFTATTNAAGGGLQLIIMMVLMFAVFYFLLIRPQQKRQKEHRNLLNSLKKGDKVVTIGGLHGTITEVMDDTVVLRVNDVTKLTFNRSSISAVSPRESAEDKA
- the tgt gene encoding tRNA guanosine(34) transglycosylase Tgt, coding for MSAAITYEHIKTCKQSGARLGRVHTPHGVIETPIFMPVGTQATVKTMSPEELKEMEAQIILSNTYHLFLRPGHDIVREAGGLHKFMNWDRPILTDSGGFQVFSLSEMRKITEEGVHFRSHLNGDKLFLSPEVAMDIQNSLGSDIMMAFDECPPYPADYEYVKKSLERTSRWAERCLESHARPNDQGLFAIVQGGMHEDLRKQSARDLTSMDFPGYAIGGLSVGEPKHLMYDVLDYTVPLLPSNKPRYLMGVGSPDALIEGAIRGIDMFDCVLPTRIARNGTTMTSQGRLVVRNAKYARDFGPLDPECNCYTCRNYSRAYLRHLIKADETFGLRLTTYHNLHFLLDLMKKVRQAIMDDRLLDFRDEFFDQYGLHDNDKGF
- the queA gene encoding tRNA preQ1(34) S-adenosylmethionine ribosyltransferase-isomerase QueA, encoding MNVDLYDFELPESLIAQTPLENRTASRLLTLNKDSGEMEHHTFSDIINYLHPGDTLILNDTRVIPARLFGLKEDTGAKAEVLLLHNLGDNRWETLVKPGKRLKKGAVIRFGDELSATIEEETDMGGRIIRFHYEGIFQEILDRLGQMPLPPYIKEKLEDKERYQTVYAKHEGSAAAPTAGLHFTTELLEAIKQKGVRIGFLTLHVGLGTFRPMSVDVVEDHVMHAEYYSLSQETADLINETKKNGGRVIAVGTTSCRTLETVGNQFEGQDLAASSGWTDIFIYPGYTFKVVDALITNFHLPKSTLVMLVSALAGREQIMKAYNEAVKQQYRFFSFGDSMFIYSDRG
- a CDS encoding SpoIID/LytB domain-containing protein; this encodes MNRIKKTQNVRSLWKKGAKMTLAAVLLAGSLWGPLPSASAAINDTIRVALFADLGSTYRSTTPAVTLQTDGDWTAGMNGASGYESWISLPASTQTRFSVDGFRVKVLETDVFKTASGAAKVLQGTADKPIIYQSSKSGKTIYQVYTGNYSTSALAEAAAVRTQKTAASYLAGQKPVVKGSKHSQAGVFASKKEADTMRDTVAASGYDAFTVIQSEGGRPEYAVWIGEETTDASLAALEKLVKVKLPELSLSSVNAGMNALIIRQDVTLNLVSPEVTNHYIVSGTDMKLMLDSSSTGIKVAERSERTYRGDFEISAYNGQLALVNQVPLEEYLYSVVGAEVYPSWPAESLKAQSVAARSYALFQGNKFKIANVVDTTLSQAYNGIGSEHQNVTDAVNATAGEVIKSGGKVVEAIFSSNAGGITADPSEVWNGGGTLFASVDSAGDKSAQEGTHNWYHVLLSDGKTGYIREDNTKLLEGVTAAGLPKLTVTAKNTNVRKIPLIQSSVSPVAQINPGAELVILGETKESGTYSWMRGPFTSAEISAMLQGKISTTVPSTISSLEVTNRGPSGRAVEVKANGQVLGVKYGDAYRSAFGSLPSTLFDITNTGSYTVLGANGQVVTKSGAAGTSVVSSSGTTSYSGDSLVVMNKDSEARAVSKTQAFLFTGQGYGHGLGLSQWGAKGLADEGYDYQSILKHYYQNVTIVKE
- the ruvB gene encoding Holliday junction branch migration DNA helicase RuvB, translating into MDDRIISANLMMEDQAVELSLRPRYLNEYIGQDQVKENLKVYIEAAKMRNEALDHVLLYGPPGLGKTTLSNIIANELGVNLRTTSGPAIERPGDLAALLTNLQEGDVLFIDEIHRLNRSVEEVLYPAMEDFALDIMIGKGPSARSVRLDLPPFTLIGATTRAGLLSAPLRDRFGVISRLEFYTVDELTFIVSRTADLLGIEIVGDAAEEIALRSRGTPRIANRLLKRVRDFAMVRGDGIITSSLAEEALKRLQIDPRGLDDIDYKMLKSMITSFRGGPVGLDTIAATIGEESQTIEDVYEPYLLQIGFLQRTPRGRMVTPAAYAHLGIPMPTDR
- the ruvA gene encoding Holliday junction branch migration protein RuvA, with product MIDYIKGPVVIIENDYVVVDVQGIGYQIFCPNPYIFAKQEGTVTVYTHHHVREDAMLLYGFGSREEQQLFRKLIEVSGIGPRVALGILTGGTPEQLVTAIHQENITFLTKLPGIGKKTAQRMILDLKDKLDGFGGAIYATGLFAPNVAAEGDGSYWSEAREGLKALGYTDSELDKVWLRMKNDTTAEDTADVLMKKALKMLFTG
- the ruvC gene encoding crossover junction endodeoxyribonuclease RuvC; this encodes MRFLGIDPGIAIVGFGFIDKTGSKLTPVQYGCIQTEAHTPDEERLLHVYEAMLQLIDKYKPDAVALEKLFFNRNVTTAMSVSQARGVLILAAIQRGLPIAEYTPMQVKQAIVGYGKAEKRQVQEMVKMYLKLQAIPKPDDVADALAVAICHAHSYTLNSKLNEVFKK
- a CDS encoding BofC C-terminal domain-containing protein, whose protein sequence is MKFLNFNKRWKKIKRTLTTFTICILLAVLAGAGLPISQMMQSLLTTGSIEVMEEDASFEEDSTMAQASLLQQIRSNDKLRRVFLEKKYVCGTETMNLGNFTPEEMVTLIKQHPGWSGYIEAESDLVVQETVNDLSPHCKENAYMSLDKEGNLTLFDGKPKEEKTIRTFFQLDVGSMETSLPAGVLEQLQNGIRVQDIEEYNSVLSTFGDYAVAPVGNIIE